The Aquila chrysaetos chrysaetos chromosome 7, bAquChr1.4, whole genome shotgun sequence DNA segment TATCTACTAGAATGTCTTCTCAGCCCCTTGGTAGGCATGCCAACCCCTCCTCGTCCCCACACTCACATATGCTGTGGAGCATTGCTGTAGGAACCATGTTCTAGTTTCTGCCACTTGCCGAGGTGGGCAGCTGATCTGTGGAGCAGGTCACAGTACTTGGGAGGCAGCAGTTGAGTGGTGAGCATGACAAAGGCATTGATCCACACCATGATGAGGTGCTCACAGGACCAGCGCATGTCGTAGTACTGGGTGCTCTGGAAAGAGACCAGGCAAGAACTTGGCACCGCTGTCACAAAACACAGGAAGGAATGACAAGGGACGTACTGCGTGTGCATCCAGCAGACCCACACCACACATTACAGGCATGCGCTTTTGGACCGGTGATTTCAGAGGGTTACAGCTTAGGAAACACTCAAGACTCCCTTCTCCTCGACCTGAAGGAGAAAGGGCAGGGGATTCGGCTGCAGCTGGtgcatctcctcctccagcagcagatAACAAGGGGGTTTGCCTGCCACAGAACTGCCCTAGGAGCACCAATTGCACCAAGACTGCTACATGGATTGTGGAGCCCTGCCCATTTCACTACACCAACTGGAGCTCATTCAAGttagaaaaacaacagattGAAAAATACAACCCCCACATTGACAAGAGGTTCCTGGATTTAGCTTGCCAAGCATCCTAGTTGGCTCTGTTTTCTAACAGGCTGACCACCAAAGCCTCTAATCCAAGCACTCGAAAGCCAGGATGTTGGATCTGAGACGGGTAACAACAGGTTCCCTTTTCTAGGAAGAACACAGCTATCCATCTGCCTAGGACagggggtgggagaaggggagtTAGTAAGTGGGGTGATGGGACTAGAGGTGCATCACATTTATGGCAATACCTATCCGCCAACCAGGAGCAGTACTAGTGCACTCCGGATGCAGCCATGCTCCGCTATCCGGGCTGCCAAAggggagacagagaaaaggggaaTTAACCAGGAATCTGGCCTGGCAGCAATTCACACAGCATTCAAAAGGAGACGGCGGGCAGGGGCACAGAAAGAGCCAGACAAGAGCTACCTTCACAAAACACAGTGGCAGGAATGCCACGTAGTAGGCACTGAAGAGAGAGTTGAAGAGAACTTCCTTGATCCTGCGGTTGAAGTCTGCTTTTAGGCACTCCACCTCGTTGCGGATGAGATCTGGGGAAAGGGGGCAGCTGTGGGTGGGGATAGACGTAGGATTATTGAACTGTTCTCTCAAGGATTCCCACAGAAGCGAAAGGAAATCTTTGGGTTTGACCAGGCTGTTGACAGCTGAAGCCCCATCATCCACCATCTGGTCCTGTACCAAGTAACCACAGTCTGCAGGTAggggctgtgctctgctgtCCTGGTGGAAGCAGCACAGAGGAACGTAGACACCAAAcctgcagggaaagaaagaaaaaaagggctgAAATGACAACCATCCCAACATGAAGCAGGGGGCACCTTCTCAACAGATGTTGGCCCTTATGAGAGGGACACCACGCAGGAACCCTCGCTCCAGAAGCTAGTGGCCAACTCTTCTCCCCTATAAAAGGTTAGAGGCTGCAGCTTCAACAACTGCAGAGAAGCTTCTTTAAGTCCCATTTGTAGAACCAACGATCCCAACAGCTCAGTCTTCAGTCACAGTAAAGACCCCTCACGCAAACAGCGTACTGAAGCAATTTGCTTCATCAGCTCAGCACCACGTCCTCGCTTCATCCCCCAGCTACTCCTACTTCTCCTTTAATCGTGAGGATCTCCTTTAATGAGGAGACAGATTACAGTCAACAGCTCTGCTTCCCACGGTGGCTCATGCCACCCCCAAGCTGCTACGCTCCCCCTGCGCTGAAGGTACAAGGGGGTGTCACTCACGGGTAGCCCAGGAAGAGAAGGTTGAGAACAGAATGGCTGCGGAAGAGGTTGACCAAAGTCCAGCAGAGCACCCATCCACAGAGGGTGAGCAGCACCAGGCGCACCATGTAGTGAATCACTGATGTTGCACCCACCTGAGAGGCCTGCAAACGGAGAAGAAACATTCAGCAGCCCTGTAACATTAGTGCTGGAACGGGAGCATGGGGGTGCCTGTGGAGAAGGAGCGGGGAGAGGGGTGCCGGGAGGCACTGTAAGAGGGATGGCTgccctcttccttcccagaaGTAGGAGACTGACTCTCTTACAAAAGGTGAACACCtttgattttattcatgactGATAGAATCCAAAAGATTCAAATAAGCGCAAGCTGTAGGGCATGACTAAAATAGGgccttaaaacaaaaaaaattcagagctgcaaaggagaaaaatatttttgctcaaGTCCTGTATTGCTCTGATGATAGTCCAGGACAGCCTGAGACACATTTCCCCTTGCTCTTTCCTTTAGAAAGACCAGGTCTCGGCACTCATTTTCCTCAAGAACTGGAATGTCACAGTTCTCAGCCGAGGGAAGAGAAGATGGTGCACCTTGGCAATCCCCAAACTAATTTCCACCACTCATCTCTACTGGATGTACAGGCTGCAGTCCACTGAGGAGGCACCACCTTCAAAAGGACAGCAAGAAAGCTTGTTCCAATCTCCAGAGGGGAGAAGGCAACTGAACTATGAAAAGATTCTTAGGGGTTAGAGCCAATAGATGGGATGCGCAAGAACTTGCATGGAAGGTTTCAGTGCAGAAATTTCAGTCTATGGGAAGTTTTACGGAGGATGTGAACATAAATGAAGATGGCAGGAATCAGAGATGAAAAGAGAACTTCAGAGATCCCGTCTTCTCCATTCACCTATTCAACAGGACATAACTGTTcctttatttacttatttttaaacttattgCTTAGTTGCTTAGCCTGGAGTTGGATTAACTGTTTCAGTGGACAGAACTTCTATTTGTCTCAAAATGACCTTTCTCAAACATTTATTTGGCCTGGTTCTGCTCTCACAAACACAGACAGGGTCTCAAAGTCTGAGGTGACATGACCAGAGTCTCAGAGTTACTGAGTAACCAGGACTGGAAAAACAGTTCTTCTAGCTATTCTTATTTCACTTTAGTGTACTCAGACATCCTCCTCCTGACCTTTCGCCTCTCATCTCCTGTCCATTTTTCCAGTCTTGGCTAGCCAACTTCTCTATTTGCCTTTCTGCTACCTGACTTGCAATTCTCTCAGCCACTTCTCTGGCACAAGATAGTGAGGTACAATACTGCGCCTGCAGGGATAAAGAGGCAAGTGGGACCATTTCATCATCTTCAAGATGCAGAGGCAACAGAGCTACCCAATACTGCAGGACATGAATGGGCTCAAGGAGAAAACTCCAAGGCAGAAGGGCATCCCCGAAATCTTAGTCCTTCACACCCAGGCTTGTTCTGGAGGAAGAAACCCTTCAGCTACCCAACTCGCAGAACTTTCTCGGGCCATGGATGGTCATGCTCTGCAGTCAGTACTACAGGCAGGAGAGGGAACAGTGGGAATGTTACCTCAGAGATGAGGGCCCACACCAGCCTCCGCGCCAGCATCACTGTGATGAACGCCGCCAGGTGGTAGTCAATGAGGTGAAAAttctgaaggaggaaagaaaaaaggtcttcACCAGGGGAAGGGACTCTGAAACCACCCAGCTGGGGTGGGACTAGAAAGCTGGCTGCTGAGAGCGCATTAGGACCTTGTGTAAGCATTCCCCAAAGCTCTTTATTAGGGATGAGGGAGAAGGGATAAACATCAGTAACACGGGAATGTCTCCCAAAGCAAGATCTTCCACACATGGGGGTTCCTCCCactgagaacaaaacaaacccaccctTCAGGCAGGTATTCCTGGGGTCAGAGGGACATCTAGGACCAGGATCTTACTATGGAGAACAGCTTGCAAGTTCTCCCGGGAAAAGCCACTGAGCAACCAGAGCAAGGGCAGCCAAAATGGAGTCCAGAGTGAGCACACCAGCTCACTTTAGCTCTTGGTCTCAGAAATGGTCTGTAGTGACCAGTGCTCCCTGATAATCAAGCTGATCTGAGAAATGTCATCTTCACAGGCCATAGATCTGTATTAGAAGTTTAATGTTGGCTCTGGCTGCGTCAAGTTAGATACAGCTCTTGGACCCGCTATGACTTTTCAGTGAAGCCATCAAATGTGTTCCGGCTAGAACAATTAGCAGACTCTGAATACTGCTGTGTGGGACTTCAAGGACATTTTGAGTAAAAAAGAATGCTTGACTTCTGATGGGAACAAACAAATGACCATTAAATCCTTTCAGGTAGGGAGCCTAAAACagaatgctttttcttcaaagcaagCTGTGTCCAGCATCGCATAGCTGAACTTGAAACGGATAACTGGAACACCAGCACCACCTGTCGGCATTGTTAACTAAGGAACCACCTCATGCTTCCAAGCGGCAAGGACACAATATAGAAGGACCACTTCAGAGGCTAGCTTCAATCAGATGAGGTTTGCTGACTCAGGTACAGGTCACTGCCAGGTTGTCCACCTTATTGGGCCAGGAAGAAGACTGAAACTGAGGAGACTGGGAGGTTTACATAAGCTGAGGATCTGACCCCCTCCCCAactcctctgctgctgacctGCTGTGAGATCCTAATGAAAACTTGCATTATCTCCCTTCTCTCAGGCTCTGTTGTTTCCACTGGGAAGGGGCAACCACAGCAGGAGAGAGCAGGCTCCTGGAGTCTTAACTCCATTTCAAACCCTAGCAGCTAGCTAGGCCATGCGAGTATCTGCAAGAAATTTCCACCGAATGAGTCCTGCTGACACCTCTCTCTCACCTTCCACGTATTTTCTCCCCTGTAAAATGGGGGATGACATGGCCCTGGCTGATGGGGGTGCATGTGAACTCGCCTTCACTCCCTTAATGTCAAATGCTTGGTGATTCCTGGACTGAAGAAGCATGAAAAGAAGCTGTGTAATGAAAAAGCACAAGTGATGGCACTTGCTGGGGAACTCACCAGTGAGGTGCAGGAAGCAGGGTGATTGTATGGGTACCACCAGACAGTCTTGTAGATGTTGATGTACTGAATGAAGAGGGCTACCAGTAGGTAGATGAAGAACAGGAATTCAAAGAGAAGGCTCCCATCCAATGGCAGTTCAGGGATCCGGCAGTGACGTACAGGCTCTGGAGTAATCAGCGCTGTGATCGGAGGCGCAGAGAGGCTGATGGCACTACCATTCCTGAAGCAGACAGATACGACTCACTTGGTAAGCATTCTACGCTATCTCTACCGTTTTCCAGGACAGGGAGTGCTTGAGGTTGTGAATTTGGGACTGGGCATTGCTAGAGGAGAGTTGGCAGCAGTCTTGCGTTCATTTTTCTGGTGCAAGACTGGTGGCGAGCTTCATCATCTTCTTGGCTCAGACAAAACCCTTATCCAGCATTTTCTCTAAACAAGATTGGTCTACTGTGACATGCCCAGCAATATTTCAGTAAACTTGTAGGTGGAGGAACAGAGGTACAGAACAAGGAAGCAACTCCAAGCAAAAATCATTGAGGACTGTGCCAGACTGAATGCTTAATGTTGGCTCCTTCCACCCATCACTAAGACATTACAGCAGcacccagcctcctcctccagtATTGCTAAGTGCCCATCGTCTTTCTGCTCACAGTTCCTCTCTTAGAAAGAGGGGTAATGAAAAATGGAACAGAGGAGTTCAGCCACTTCCTAGAGGCTGACCTCTCAAGTGTTCTCACGCTTCCTTCTTTCCTAGCCCTCAGGAGAGGCTAGGACAACTAAAAGCTCCAGCAGACTGAACTGATGGAGGAAGTTCAGACATAAACTATGCTATGTCTGACTGAAATCAGGACCCACTGACTCCGTGGTCTCAACAGTCACTTGTTCCTCAGGAATCTTAGACTGTGCCATCCATCTATCTGTCCCAGCCAGAGAAGTCTCTAAATGCCAAAGCTAAGTGGCTTGGATCTCTCTACTCTGCAAGGATGAACCTATACCAAGTAGATCGGGCCTTCAACATGCAGCAAATAGCTTCTCCAGTCTGCTGACTTCTGTATGGAAGAAGCAATGCTGGGCCCTTTTAGTCTTTATGCCAAATGTGGAGATCGAAATGTCACTGTGTGTTCCTTTTTCAGCCCCCAACTTCCCCAGAAAATGGAGATGAGCTTTGCCAACTCTGAGAATTAGTTTCATCTGCAACCAGCAGGGCTGAAACAGAATATAGgcatcctcctgccctgcctttcCATCACATAGGAAGGGGACTCACAACTGAGCTCTGACATGTCACGCTAACTCCCTGTGGCATTGCAGGGAAGTGAGCAAGAGAAACAAGGACTCATGGTCTGCTAGGACTCGCTGCTCTGGGAACTGCTGCAGGGAAAGACAAACTGAGCACTGTGCGATTTCTACCCCTGGCCACTGTGACGATGGTGAGCGGTGAAGAGTGGCTGAGACCACTTCCCACAGGctgattttaataaatgaagtcAAGAGAGGGGCCGCAGAGGGAAGCAGGTgccacagcagagctgagaagAGAAGCTGGAATAGGTTTTGTTACGCGGGGCATGTTCCCTCTTGGATGGCTCATCTCCTAATGCCACAGCAGAGGGTTCGAGGTTCCCATCTCCCAGTTCCCTGCTTTAACCACGAAGCCACGCTCCCGCGCAGAGTTCAGAGTGGATCATGGCTCCCAGCTTTTAGTGCTATCGTAGCCGCAGGTGTCTCAACGACCCTACCTTTGCCCTCACCTGTTTCTCAAACCGGTACCGTTTCCGCAGCTCCCGCCAACCAGCGTCTGGAGAGAAGGCAAAGCTGAACGGCTTAGCTGCTGCCGGCTGGGTCCCCTCCTTCCACCGGGCATGACCAGGAACGAATCCACTTCCAgtgcctgcagcaggctgtgccCTGAGACCCAGACAACGATCCCGAAGCCTTCCCAGGTCTGCAAAGGAGGCAGAAACATCACCGAAGCTGCAAACCGCTGGTCGCCTAGTCCGCACCCCAGCCGAGCGAGTTCACGCGAAAGGAAGCCGCTCTCGTACGCTCGGAGCCCTGCGGGACACCCACCACCACCCTAAAAGACTGCGCCATTTCAACGGCACCGGATCGGCGTCCGCTTGCGTACACAGAACGGACGCTACTGACACTGTGTCTTTAAAAAGCGCCTGCTTAAATTAGCCATCAGTGACTGCTAACACTTCCTGTCGGCTGGAAAGTGTCACCGAGCATCTCCAGTGCCGGAGACCACGCAACTGCGTGCCTCGGTTCAAAAGCAAGCCCGGGGAGAGCCCTCTCCCCGGTTTGGTGCAAGGAGCTCCTACAGCTGCGCAGGTCTTTTTAACCACCCGCCGCGTCGCTTGACAGGCTCTGATGCTGAAAGGTAATTTGGAACCCTCTGCCAGAGGTCTGAACGGACAGACTGGTCTCCCTGAAGTTAACTGCACGGTTCAGCTCCCTTCCGTGCTAAGAAAGCCTGACTGACACGATGGGAGGAGGTCCGTTTAAAAGTGGTTCTAGCTAGCAGAGTAGTTGCAGCAAAACACACATGTATGCATGTACTTCAAATGGCACATATAGGCAATCCCATATCCCAGCcctcggaaaaaaaaaaaaaatgtaaaaagtaagcctgtaaatatttatttattttaaatgacataTATAAAGTAATCGGTTCCTTAAAATGAACTAGTATGAGAGAGGCTGGGCAACTCGGAATACCAGTGACAAAGGTGGATTCTCTGGCACAGACTTTATCACTTCCCAtacaattttgcttttatttcattggtCTCCCACATGACACTGCAAGAATTTCAGCAGTCAGGTAAGTTTCTGATGGCTAGCAGACATAAGAGAGCGAGGGGCTGAACTGGAGTGTGAATCTGGAAGTCATTCCAAGCATGTGTGCTGTACAGAATCAAGACACTGAGCAAGCATCTCGCTACAAGGACTCTGGTGTGTCTGCATGTCTGGAGACTAGTCAGCTGCCCTTTTGGCAAAATATCACAGCCAGAACCAACCCAGGGTCCAAAAAAGCACCCCTACCTTCTGGGAGTCTCTGGATCTATCTTTGAAATTTACAGATGGAACCTATTGTCCATTTATAATTCAGTTATCACCTCCTTTAAAATCCTGAGAAATCACAGCTGGCAGAAATGCCAGGAAGTTTGCTCAGTGAGTCACACCACTGTCACCATAAACACTGTGCAGGAGGACTATTCTAAAAAACTCCCTCAAAGAATCATCCTTTCTATTAAAATTTCCCATCCTTTTTCTCTATTCCAATAACCAATTCTCAGAATttcaacaaaaatcaaagtgttTCTAGAGACAAATGCTTTCCACATAGCCACATGAAggtcacttgaaaaaaaaaaaaaaaaaaaaagagttgtgaAATTGCATGAAAGGAGAGAGCAAACATTGGACAATTTCGGTTTGCaggaaaataatgtgttttggCAGAGTTCAAAACTCTCATTATAATTCCAATGACAACACAACAGGTAATTCAAGCCTTCCTTACCTTTCTAGTCAAGACTCTAAAGTTTTCAGAGGGCTTTCCCTAGGATGTTCTAGAGTTTTATTTGggaatatttatatttcaggaattaaatataaactgaagaaaattctCCTGCAGGCACAAGATGAGCAGGGGcagcaacagaaaatgcagaattcaTTTAGGGCATCCAGACACTTCACATAAGCAGctaaggtgaagaaaaaaaatgagaaaaacctCTAAAAGGAGCAACTTTGAAAGCCATTTTAAGCCAAATTAAACTAGTGCAGGGACTGTGGAAGCTAAAACAGTTGGCCTGATTCAACCTACA contains these protein-coding regions:
- the TMEM39A gene encoding transmembrane protein 39A isoform X3 — encoded protein: MPGGRRGPSRQQLSRSALPSLQTLVGGSCGNGTGLRNRNGSAISLSAPPITALITPEPVRHCRIPELPLDGSLLFEFLFFIYLLVALFIQYINIYKTVWWYPYNHPASCTSLNFHLIDYHLAAFITVMLARRLVWALISEASQVGATSVIHYMVRLVLLTLCGWVLCWTLVNLFRSHSVLNLLFLGYPFGVYVPLCCFHQDSRAQPLPADCGYLVQDQMVDDGASAVNSLVKPKDFLSLLWESLREQFNNPTSIPTHSCPLSPDLIRNEVECLKADFNRRIKEVLFNSLFSAYYVAFLPLCFVKSTQYYDMRWSCEHLIMVWINAFVMLTTQLLPPKYCDLLHRSAAHLGKWQKLEHGSYSNAPQHIWSENTIWPQGVLVRRSRCLYKAVGPYNVAVPSDVSHARFYFLFHRPLRLLNLLILIEGSVVCYQLYSLLRSEKWNHTLSMALILFCNYYVLFKLLRDRIVLGRAYSYPLNNYGLKAH
- the TMEM39A gene encoding transmembrane protein 39A isoform X1 gives rise to the protein MRASALTATSPGQLRRRRCGQPAVRRAAPRSGSPALFFPFCSFFFFFFFPSTHRAAAAAPSLLPSRRGGAAAKRGCPAGGGTLRGAAPAPPAAFSSRGGGGIGGAGRRAATAGKGTPLPADVRAAPPPALGCTWEGFGIVVWVSGHSLLQALEVDSFLVMPGGRRGPSRQQLSRSALPSLQTLVGGSCGNGTGLRNRNGSAISLSAPPITALITPEPVRHCRIPELPLDGSLLFEFLFFIYLLVALFIQYINIYKTVWWYPYNHPASCTSLNFHLIDYHLAAFITVMLARRLVWALISEASQVGATSVIHYMVRLVLLTLCGWVLCWTLVNLFRSHSVLNLLFLGYPFGVYVPLCCFHQDSRAQPLPADCGYLVQDQMVDDGASAVNSLVKPKDFLSLLWESLREQFNNPTSIPTHSCPLSPDLIRNEVECLKADFNRRIKEVLFNSLFSAYYVAFLPLCFVKSTQYYDMRWSCEHLIMVWINAFVMLTTQLLPPKYCDLLHRSAAHLGKWQKLEHGSYSNAPQHIWSENTIWPQGVLVRRSRCLYKAVGPYNVAVPSDVSHARFYFLFHRPLRLLNLLILIEGSVVCYQLYSLLRSEKWNHTLSMALILFCNYYVLFKLLRDRIVLGRAYSYPLNNYGLKAH
- the TMEM39A gene encoding transmembrane protein 39A isoform X4; its protein translation is MAQSFRTWEGFGIVVWVSGHSLLQALEVDSFLVMPGGRRGPSRQQLSRSALPSLQTLVGGSCGNGTGLRNRNGSAISLSAPPITALITPEPVRHCRIPELPLDGSLLFEFLFFIYLLVALFIQYINIYKTVWWYPYNHPASCTSLNFHLIDYHLAAFITVMLARRLVWALISEASQVGATSVIHYMVRLVLLTLCGWVLCWTLVNLFRSHSVLNLLFLGYPFGVYVPLCCFHQDSRAQPLPADCGYLVQDQMVDDGASAVNSLVKPKDFLSLLWESLREQFNNPTSIPTHSCPLSPDLIRNEVECLKADFNRRIKEVLFNSLFSAYYVAFLPLCFVKSTQYYDMRWSCEHLIMVWINAFVMLTTQLLPPKYCDLLHRSAAHLGKWQKLEHGSYSNAPQHIWSENTIWPQGVLVRRSRCLYKAVGPYNVAVPSDVSHARFYFLFHRPLRLLNLLILIEGSVVCYQLYSLLRSEKWNHTLSMALILFCNYYVLFKLLRDRIVLGRAYSYPLNNYGLKAH
- the TMEM39A gene encoding transmembrane protein 39A isoform X2 — protein: MRASALTATSPGQLRRRRCGQPAVRRAAPRSGSPALFFPFCSFFFFFFFPSTHRAAAAAPSLLPSRRGGAAAKRGCPAGGGTLRGAPPAAFSSRGGGGIGGAGRRAATAGKGTPLPADVRAAPPPALGCTWEGFGIVVWVSGHSLLQALEVDSFLVMPGGRRGPSRQQLSRSALPSLQTLVGGSCGNGTGLRNRNGSAISLSAPPITALITPEPVRHCRIPELPLDGSLLFEFLFFIYLLVALFIQYINIYKTVWWYPYNHPASCTSLNFHLIDYHLAAFITVMLARRLVWALISEASQVGATSVIHYMVRLVLLTLCGWVLCWTLVNLFRSHSVLNLLFLGYPFGVYVPLCCFHQDSRAQPLPADCGYLVQDQMVDDGASAVNSLVKPKDFLSLLWESLREQFNNPTSIPTHSCPLSPDLIRNEVECLKADFNRRIKEVLFNSLFSAYYVAFLPLCFVKSTQYYDMRWSCEHLIMVWINAFVMLTTQLLPPKYCDLLHRSAAHLGKWQKLEHGSYSNAPQHIWSENTIWPQGVLVRRSRCLYKAVGPYNVAVPSDVSHARFYFLFHRPLRLLNLLILIEGSVVCYQLYSLLRSEKWNHTLSMALILFCNYYVLFKLLRDRIVLGRAYSYPLNNYGLKAH